A single region of the Candidatus Deferrimicrobiaceae bacterium genome encodes:
- a CDS encoding DUF4105 domain-containing protein, translated as MRRTVACLLFLLLPFAAALGASDPGLKADRLTEAARAARLHESRYWNVLLHYKPAGNGVKSIVDDPRFFLARDGKTNPESELAATIATLFGDQAPPSDNVLPARCRFPARFEWLSDQLGLPLPPSGDGTCGELDNALRIIDPRSATLVFASAHINSPSSMAGHTFLRIDGAHESPLLSWAVNYAAKPDPSDTSLVYALKGLTGYYPGYYSILPYYEKVKEYGDLERRDLWEYRLNLSRAEVRRMTLHVLEMRDFASDYYFFDENCSYNLLFLLEAARPAVRLTDRKGPWVLPVETIEWVREAGLVDNAAIRLSPVRTIRSALSGLPAGLRKQAPRLVDGTLSPAVLAAGQLPAHEKAVLLESAASRLQLQYAAGDIPKDQYQKRFLAILSARSAFGEDTAAARPPAPGPELPESGHPAGRLSFAAGVDRHGFAELGYRPAYHALDDPGRGFAPGAQILFLDTRIRILPAEETVRLSRLDVLDILSAAPRDALFKPWSWKLRAGLFDRRFEDGSEHLRTLLNPGIGLAWETGPGVAYAMAEAEGVLSPGYDKGWTVGAGATLGFAGSWGERWPVHMRGRWIEGVAGDLRGGREREIALSQGFGLTRTQSLTLDVQKTFEPGRRETSARLSWNRYF; from the coding sequence ATGCGACGCACGGTCGCATGCCTTCTTTTTTTGCTCCTGCCCTTTGCGGCCGCCCTCGGGGCGTCCGATCCCGGTTTGAAGGCGGACCGCCTGACGGAAGCCGCCCGCGCCGCCCGCCTCCACGAATCGCGCTACTGGAACGTGCTGCTCCACTACAAGCCTGCCGGAAACGGGGTGAAGAGCATCGTCGACGACCCGCGCTTCTTTCTGGCCCGGGACGGCAAGACGAATCCGGAAAGCGAGTTGGCCGCAACGATCGCCACGCTGTTCGGCGATCAAGCTCCCCCCTCCGACAACGTCCTTCCCGCCCGCTGCCGCTTCCCCGCCCGCTTCGAATGGCTGTCTGATCAGCTCGGGCTGCCGCTGCCCCCTTCCGGGGACGGGACATGCGGCGAGCTCGACAACGCGCTGCGGATCATCGACCCGCGGTCGGCGACGCTCGTCTTCGCGTCGGCCCATATCAATTCCCCGTCGTCGATGGCCGGCCACACCTTCCTCCGGATCGACGGAGCCCACGAAAGCCCGCTCCTGTCGTGGGCCGTCAACTACGCGGCGAAACCCGATCCGTCCGACACGAGCCTCGTTTACGCCCTGAAAGGGTTGACCGGCTATTATCCCGGCTATTACTCGATCCTGCCGTACTACGAGAAGGTGAAGGAGTACGGGGATCTGGAGCGTCGCGACCTCTGGGAGTACCGGCTGAACCTGTCCCGGGCGGAAGTCCGGAGGATGACGCTGCACGTGCTCGAGATGCGCGACTTCGCCTCCGACTACTATTTCTTCGACGAGAACTGCTCCTACAACCTCCTCTTCCTGCTCGAGGCGGCGCGCCCCGCCGTTCGCCTGACCGACCGGAAAGGGCCGTGGGTCCTCCCCGTCGAGACTATCGAATGGGTCCGCGAGGCGGGTCTGGTCGACAACGCCGCCATCCGCCTTTCCCCCGTCCGGACCATTCGCTCGGCGCTTTCCGGCCTTCCCGCAGGACTCCGGAAGCAGGCGCCCCGCCTTGTCGACGGTACGCTGTCCCCGGCCGTCCTGGCCGCTGGCCAGCTCCCCGCGCACGAGAAGGCGGTGCTGCTCGAGAGCGCCGCCTCCCGGCTCCAGCTGCAGTACGCGGCGGGCGACATTCCCAAGGATCAGTACCAGAAGCGGTTTCTCGCGATCCTCTCGGCGCGGAGCGCGTTCGGCGAAGACACCGCAGCGGCGCGTCCGCCGGCGCCCGGACCGGAACTCCCGGAATCGGGCCACCCTGCGGGCCGCCTGTCCTTCGCGGCGGGCGTCGACCGTCACGGCTTCGCGGAGCTGGGCTATCGCCCCGCGTACCATGCCCTCGATGATCCGGGGAGGGGCTTCGCGCCGGGCGCCCAGATCCTCTTCCTCGACACCCGGATCCGGATCCTCCCGGCGGAAGAGACGGTCCGCCTCTCCCGGCTCGACGTCCTCGACATCCTTTCCGCCGCGCCCCGCGACGCACTGTTCAAGCCTTGGTCGTGGAAACTTCGCGCCGGCCTGTTCGACCGGCGCTTCGAGGACGGTTCGGAGCACCTGAGGACGCTCCTGAATCCCGGGATCGGCCTCGCATGGGAAACGGGGCCGGGCGTCGCCTACGCGATGGCCGAGGCGGAAGGGGTGCTCTCGCCGGGCTACGACAAGGGGTGGACCGTCGGCGCCGGTGCCACGCTCGGCTTCGCCGGCTCGTGGGGCGAGCGCTGGCCGGTCCATATGCGGGGACGATGGATCGAGGGCGTTGCGGGAGATCTTCGCGGGGGGCGGGAACGGGAGATCGCGCTGAGCCAGGGTTTCGGGCTGACCCGGACCCAATCGCTCACGCTTGACGTTCAGAAGACGTTCGAGCCGGGCCGACGTGAGACGTCGGCCCGGCTCTCCTGGAACCGGTATTTCTAA
- a CDS encoding alpha/beta hydrolase, with amino-acid sequence MNPSRLRKRLPNVAILLLLLLCAGCGSPFFHPDKTVVVPPFLDRVVREEVAFTAGDGVKLHGWLLSPKGGTPPRGTVLFLHGNAGNIGTHVGAVAWIAESGYRVFTFDYRGYGKSEGTPTAKGVHEDARAALALLPTLRGVDRDRIAVLGQSLGGSIAVYTVAHAPDKSLVKALVIEGAFAGWRRIVRDKLTSTVIGWPLAYPASWCFDDRYSAERWIGGIAPIPVAIIHGTADAVVPYRHGEILYGKAMNPKGFWTVRDGGHVRAFAEEGVRRQFIEFLDAWVAQEKPLAAGQ; translated from the coding sequence ATGAACCCGTCCCGCCTTCGCAAGCGCCTGCCGAATGTCGCCATCCTCCTGCTGCTGCTCCTTTGCGCGGGCTGCGGCTCGCCTTTCTTCCATCCCGACAAGACCGTCGTCGTTCCGCCGTTTCTCGACCGGGTCGTCCGCGAGGAGGTCGCCTTCACGGCCGGGGACGGCGTGAAGTTGCACGGATGGCTGCTTTCGCCGAAGGGCGGCACCCCTCCGCGTGGCACGGTCCTCTTCCTCCACGGGAACGCGGGCAACATCGGGACGCACGTCGGCGCAGTCGCGTGGATCGCGGAATCCGGCTATCGGGTATTCACATTCGATTACCGCGGGTATGGAAAGTCCGAAGGGACGCCGACCGCCAAAGGGGTGCACGAGGACGCGCGCGCCGCGCTGGCGCTGCTGCCGACGCTGCGGGGCGTCGACCGGGACCGGATCGCGGTGCTCGGCCAGTCGCTCGGCGGGTCGATCGCGGTCTACACGGTAGCCCACGCGCCCGACAAGTCGCTGGTAAAGGCACTCGTCATCGAAGGGGCGTTCGCCGGGTGGCGACGGATCGTGCGCGACAAGCTCACGTCCACGGTCATCGGATGGCCGCTGGCGTACCCGGCGAGCTGGTGCTTCGACGACCGGTACAGCGCCGAGCGATGGATCGGCGGCATCGCCCCGATCCCGGTCGCCATCATCCACGGGACGGCCGACGCCGTCGTCCCGTACCGGCACGGGGAGATCCTTTACGGAAAGGCCATGAACCCGAAGGGATTCTGGACGGTCCGCGACGGGGGGCACGTACGCGCCTTCGCGGAAGAAGGCGTCCGGAGGCAGTTCATCGAATTCCTCGATGCCTGGGTCGCGCAAGAAAAACCGCTGGCAGCGGGACAGTGA
- a CDS encoding DUF3015 family protein: MRKMLLIMALALAIAPITAYAGSSNTGCGLGSLAWQGKADTTLFQAFESTTNGTFASQTFGITFGTSNCSQPGRFAKSERLNEFVRANMDGLAKDIAAGRGESLSTLAELMAVPQAERTAFNKTLQSNFGKIFPSADVEMAHVVDTIVSVTAG; encoded by the coding sequence ATGAGAAAGATGCTTCTGATCATGGCTCTGGCGCTGGCAATTGCTCCGATCACCGCCTACGCGGGCAGCAGCAACACGGGCTGCGGGCTCGGGTCGCTGGCGTGGCAGGGCAAGGCCGACACCACCTTGTTCCAGGCTTTCGAATCGACGACCAACGGGACTTTCGCGTCCCAGACGTTCGGGATCACCTTCGGCACCTCCAACTGCTCCCAGCCCGGCCGCTTCGCCAAGAGCGAACGGCTGAACGAGTTCGTCCGCGCCAACATGGACGGACTGGCCAAAGACATCGCAGCCGGTCGCGGCGAATCGCTCTCCACGCTCGCCGAACTGATGGCGGTCCCGCAGGCCGAGCGGACGGCGTTCAACAAGACGCTTCAGTCGAACTTCGGCAAGATCTTCCCGTCGGCCGACGTAGAGATGGCGCACGTCGTCGACACGATCGTTTCCGTCACGGCCGGCTGA